The following are encoded in a window of Corvus moneduloides isolate bCorMon1 chromosome 26, bCorMon1.pri, whole genome shotgun sequence genomic DNA:
- the UBTF gene encoding nucleolar transcription factor 1 isoform X7 codes for MNGEAECPADLEMTAPKNQDRWSQEDMLTLLECMKNNLPSNDGSKFKTTESHLDWEKVAFKDFSGEMCKMKWMEISNEVRKFRTLTELIMDAEEHVKNPYKGKKLKKHPDFPKKPLTPYFRFFMEKRAKYAKLHPEMSNLDLTKILSKKYKELPEKKKMKYIQDFQREKQEFERNLARFREDHPDLIQNAKKSDVPEKPKTPQQLWYNHEKKIYLKVRPDVSTATTKEVKESLGKQWSQLSDKKRLKWIHKALEQRKEYEEIMRDYIQKHPELNISEEGITRSTLTKAERQLKDKFDGRPTKPPPNSYSLYCAELMANMKDVPSTERMVLCSQQWKLLSQKEKDAYHKKCDQKKKDYEIELLRFLESLPEEEQQRVLGEEKMLGSNRKGATSPASKKSSPETGKASSEKPKRPISAMFIFSEEKRKQLQEERPELSESELTRLLARMWNDLSEKKKAKYKAREAAMKAQSEKKHGSDKEERGKLPESPKTAEEIWQQSVIGDYLARFKNDRGKALKAMEATWNNMEKKEKLMWIKKAAEDQKRYERELSEMRAPPCSTNSTKKMKFQGEPKKPPMNGYQKFSQELLSNGELNHLPLKERMVEIGSRWQRISQGQKDHYKKLAEEQQKQYKVHLDIWLKSLSPQERAAYKEHISNKRKSIGKIRGPNPKMKPTMQSKSESEDDDEEEEEEEDDDEDEDDDDDNGDSSEEGGDSSESSSEEESEDGDEILSLVSAPFAPV; via the exons ATGAACGGCGAAGCCGAGTGCCCTGCAGACCTGGAAATGACAGCTCCCAAAAACCAAG ACCGCTGGTCGCAGGAGGACATGCTGACCCTCCTGGAGTGCATGAAGAATAACCTGCCCTCCAACGACGGGAGCAAGTTCAAAACCACCGAGTCCCACCTGGACTGGGAAAAAGTGGCTTTCAAGGACTTCTCAGGGGAGATGTGCAAGATGAAGTGGATGGAGATTTCTAACGAG GTGAGGAAATTCCGGACCCTCACAGAGCTCATTATGGATGCTGAAGAGCATGTGAAGAATCCTTACAAAGGCAAAAAGCTCAAG AAACATCCCGACTTCCCCAAGAAGCCCCTGACTCCCTATTTCCGCTTCTTCATGGAGAAGCGAGCCAAATACGCCAAGCTTCACCCCGAAATGAGCAACCTGGATCTCACCAAGATCCTGTCTAAGAAATACAAGGAGCTTCCTGAGAAGAAGAAG ATGAAATATATCCAGGACTTccagagagagaagcaggagtTTGAGAGGAACTTGGCGAGGTTCAG GGAAGACCACCCGGATCTCATCCAGAACGCCAAGAAATCCGACGTCCCCGAAAAACCCAAGACCCCCCAGCAGCTGTGGTACAACCACGAGAAGAAGATCTACTTGAAAGTGCGTCCAGATGTGAGTACG GCCACCACGAAGGAGGTGAAAGAGTCGCTGGGCAAGCAGTGGTCTCAACTCTCGGATAAAAAGAGGCTGAAATGGATTCATAAGGCCCTGGAACAGCGGAAGGAGTACGAG GAGATCATGCGGGATTACATCCAGAAGCACCCGGAGCTGAACATCAGCGAGGAGGGGATCACCCGCTCCACCCTCACCAAGGCCGAGCGGCAGCTTAAGGACAAGTTCGACGGACGACCCACGAAGCCACCCCC GAATAGCTACTCCCTGTACTGTGCAGAGCTGATGGCCAACATGAAAGATGTGCCCAGCACGGAGcggatggtgctgtgcagccaGCAGTGGAAGCTGCTCTCCCAGAAGGAAAAGGATGCCTACCACAAAAAGTGTGACCAG aaaaagaaagactatGAGATCGAGCTGCTCCGCTTCCTGGAG AGCCTGCccgaggaggagcagcagcggGTGCTGGGCGAGGAGAAGATGCTGGGCAGCAATCGGAAAGGAGCGACGAGTCCTGCATCCAAAAAATCCTCACCAGAGACCGGCAAG GCCAGCTCAGAGAAGCCCAAGCGGCCCATCTCAGCCATGTTCATCTTCTCGGAGGAGAAGcggaagcagctgcaggaggagcgGCCGGAGCTGTCGGAGAGCGAGCTGACCCGGCTCCTGGCCCGCATGTGGAACGACCTCTCCGAGAAGAAGAAG GCCAAGTACAAGGCGCGGGAGGCGGCGATGAAGGCACAGTCGGAGAAGAAGCACGGCTCGGATAAAGAGGAGCGCGGGAAGCTGCCCGAGTCTCCCAAAACTGCCGAAGAGATCTGGCAACAGAGCGTCATCGGGGACTACCTGGCTCGTTTCAAG AACGACCGGGGCAAAGCGCTGAAGGCCATGGAGGCCACTTGGAACAAcatggaaaagaaggagaaactGATGTGGATCAAGAAGGCGGCGGAGGATCAGAAGCGATACGAG AGGGAGCTGAGCGAGATGCGGGCCCCTCCGTGCTCCACCAACTCCACCAAGAAAATGAAGTTCCAGGGAGAGCCAAAGAAACCCCCCAT GAACGGTTACCAGAAGTTCTCCCAGGAGCTCCTGTCCAACGGGGAGCTGAACCACCTCCCGCTGAAGGAGCGGATGGTGGAGATCGGCAGCCGCTGGCAGCGCATCTCCCAGGGCCAGAAGGACCACTACAAaaagctggcagaggagcagcagaaacagtACAAGGTGCACCTCGACATCTGGCTCAAG AGCCTCTCGCCCCAGGAGCGGGCTGCATACAAGGAGCACATTTCCAAC AAACGCAAGAGCATAGGGAAGATCCGGGGTCCCAACCCCAAGATGAAGCCAACGATGCAGTCCAAGTCG GAGTCAGAGGATGATGacgaggaggaagaggaggaggaagatgacgATGAAGACGAGGATGACGATGATGACAACGGCGACTCGTCAGAGGAAGGCGGCGACTCCTCAGAGTCCAGCAGCGAGGAGGAGAGCGAGGACGGGGATGAG ATACTGAGTCTGGTCTCGGCTCCGTTTGCGCCAGTGTGA
- the UBTF gene encoding nucleolar transcription factor 1 isoform X3, protein MNGEAECPADLEMTAPKNQDRWSQEDMLTLLECMKNNLPSNDGSKFKTTESHLDWEKVAFKDFSGEMCKMKWMEISNEVRKFRTLTELIMDAEEHVKNPYKGKKLKKHPDFPKKPLTPYFRFFMEKRAKYAKLHPEMSNLDLTKILSKKYKELPEKKKMKYIQDFQREKQEFERNLARFREDHPDLIQNAKKSDVPEKPKTPQQLWYNHEKKIYLKVRPDVSTEIMRDYIQKHPELNISEEGITRSTLTKAERQLKDKFDGRPTKPPPNSYSLYCAELMANMKDVPSTERMVLCSQQWKLLSQKEKDAYHKKCDQKKKDYEIELLRFLESLPEEEQQRVLGEEKMLGSNRKGATSPASKKSSPETGKASSEKPKRPISAMFIFSEEKRKQLQEERPELSESELTRLLARMWNDLSEKKKAKYKAREAAMKAQSEKKHGSDKEERGKLPESPKTAEEIWQQSVIGDYLARFKNDRGKALKAMEATWNNMEKKEKLMWIKKAAEDQKRYERELSEMRAPPCSTNSTKKMKFQGEPKKPPMNGYQKFSQELLSNGELNHLPLKERMVEIGSRWQRISQGQKDHYKKLAEEQQKQYKVHLDIWLKSLSPQERAAYKEHISNKRKSIGKIRGPNPKMKPTMQSKSESEDDDEEEEEEEDDDEDEDDDDDNGDSSEEGGDSSESSSEEESEDGDECECRVSHQSQSFTPVQLKSEYAGWRWGQKPCPCLVLATGQNDEDDEDEDDEDEDDNDSEGSSSSSSSSGDSSDSDSN, encoded by the exons ATGAACGGCGAAGCCGAGTGCCCTGCAGACCTGGAAATGACAGCTCCCAAAAACCAAG ACCGCTGGTCGCAGGAGGACATGCTGACCCTCCTGGAGTGCATGAAGAATAACCTGCCCTCCAACGACGGGAGCAAGTTCAAAACCACCGAGTCCCACCTGGACTGGGAAAAAGTGGCTTTCAAGGACTTCTCAGGGGAGATGTGCAAGATGAAGTGGATGGAGATTTCTAACGAG GTGAGGAAATTCCGGACCCTCACAGAGCTCATTATGGATGCTGAAGAGCATGTGAAGAATCCTTACAAAGGCAAAAAGCTCAAG AAACATCCCGACTTCCCCAAGAAGCCCCTGACTCCCTATTTCCGCTTCTTCATGGAGAAGCGAGCCAAATACGCCAAGCTTCACCCCGAAATGAGCAACCTGGATCTCACCAAGATCCTGTCTAAGAAATACAAGGAGCTTCCTGAGAAGAAGAAG ATGAAATATATCCAGGACTTccagagagagaagcaggagtTTGAGAGGAACTTGGCGAGGTTCAG GGAAGACCACCCGGATCTCATCCAGAACGCCAAGAAATCCGACGTCCCCGAAAAACCCAAGACCCCCCAGCAGCTGTGGTACAACCACGAGAAGAAGATCTACTTGAAAGTGCGTCCAGATGTGAGTACG GAGATCATGCGGGATTACATCCAGAAGCACCCGGAGCTGAACATCAGCGAGGAGGGGATCACCCGCTCCACCCTCACCAAGGCCGAGCGGCAGCTTAAGGACAAGTTCGACGGACGACCCACGAAGCCACCCCC GAATAGCTACTCCCTGTACTGTGCAGAGCTGATGGCCAACATGAAAGATGTGCCCAGCACGGAGcggatggtgctgtgcagccaGCAGTGGAAGCTGCTCTCCCAGAAGGAAAAGGATGCCTACCACAAAAAGTGTGACCAG aaaaagaaagactatGAGATCGAGCTGCTCCGCTTCCTGGAG AGCCTGCccgaggaggagcagcagcggGTGCTGGGCGAGGAGAAGATGCTGGGCAGCAATCGGAAAGGAGCGACGAGTCCTGCATCCAAAAAATCCTCACCAGAGACCGGCAAG GCCAGCTCAGAGAAGCCCAAGCGGCCCATCTCAGCCATGTTCATCTTCTCGGAGGAGAAGcggaagcagctgcaggaggagcgGCCGGAGCTGTCGGAGAGCGAGCTGACCCGGCTCCTGGCCCGCATGTGGAACGACCTCTCCGAGAAGAAGAAG GCCAAGTACAAGGCGCGGGAGGCGGCGATGAAGGCACAGTCGGAGAAGAAGCACGGCTCGGATAAAGAGGAGCGCGGGAAGCTGCCCGAGTCTCCCAAAACTGCCGAAGAGATCTGGCAACAGAGCGTCATCGGGGACTACCTGGCTCGTTTCAAG AACGACCGGGGCAAAGCGCTGAAGGCCATGGAGGCCACTTGGAACAAcatggaaaagaaggagaaactGATGTGGATCAAGAAGGCGGCGGAGGATCAGAAGCGATACGAG AGGGAGCTGAGCGAGATGCGGGCCCCTCCGTGCTCCACCAACTCCACCAAGAAAATGAAGTTCCAGGGAGAGCCAAAGAAACCCCCCAT GAACGGTTACCAGAAGTTCTCCCAGGAGCTCCTGTCCAACGGGGAGCTGAACCACCTCCCGCTGAAGGAGCGGATGGTGGAGATCGGCAGCCGCTGGCAGCGCATCTCCCAGGGCCAGAAGGACCACTACAAaaagctggcagaggagcagcagaaacagtACAAGGTGCACCTCGACATCTGGCTCAAG AGCCTCTCGCCCCAGGAGCGGGCTGCATACAAGGAGCACATTTCCAAC AAACGCAAGAGCATAGGGAAGATCCGGGGTCCCAACCCCAAGATGAAGCCAACGATGCAGTCCAAGTCG GAGTCAGAGGATGATGacgaggaggaagaggaggaggaagatgacgATGAAGACGAGGATGACGATGATGACAACGGCGACTCGTCAGAGGAAGGCGGCGACTCCTCAGAGTCCAGCAGCGAGGAGGAGAGCGAGGACGGGGATGAG TGTGAATGCCGAGTAAGTCACCAGAGTCAAAGCTTTACACCGGTGCAACTGAAATCAGAGTATGCTGGATGGCGCTGGGGCCAGAAACCGTGTCCGTGCCTTGTGCTCGCCACCGGACAG AACGACGAggatgatgaggatgaggatgatgaggatgaggatgacAACGACTCGGAGGGCAGCAGcagttcctcctcctcttcGGGGGACTCCTCCGACTCCGACTCCAACTGA
- the UBTF gene encoding nucleolar transcription factor 1 isoform X1, which translates to MNGEAECPADLEMTAPKNQDRWSQEDMLTLLECMKNNLPSNDGSKFKTTESHLDWEKVAFKDFSGEMCKMKWMEISNEVRKFRTLTELIMDAEEHVKNPYKGKKLKKHPDFPKKPLTPYFRFFMEKRAKYAKLHPEMSNLDLTKILSKKYKELPEKKKMKYIQDFQREKQEFERNLARFREDHPDLIQNAKKSDVPEKPKTPQQLWYNHEKKIYLKVRPDVSTATTKEVKESLGKQWSQLSDKKRLKWIHKALEQRKEYEEIMRDYIQKHPELNISEEGITRSTLTKAERQLKDKFDGRPTKPPPNSYSLYCAELMANMKDVPSTERMVLCSQQWKLLSQKEKDAYHKKCDQKKKDYEIELLRFLESLPEEEQQRVLGEEKMLGSNRKGATSPASKKSSPETGKASSEKPKRPISAMFIFSEEKRKQLQEERPELSESELTRLLARMWNDLSEKKKAKYKAREAAMKAQSEKKHGSDKEERGKLPESPKTAEEIWQQSVIGDYLARFKNDRGKALKAMEATWNNMEKKEKLMWIKKAAEDQKRYERELSEMRAPPCSTNSTKKMKFQGEPKKPPMNGYQKFSQELLSNGELNHLPLKERMVEIGSRWQRISQGQKDHYKKLAEEQQKQYKVHLDIWLKSLSPQERAAYKEHISNKRKSIGKIRGPNPKMKPTMQSKSESEDDDEEEEEEEDDDEDEDDDDDNGDSSEEGGDSSESSSEEESEDGDECECRVSHQSQSFTPVQLKSEYAGWRWGQKPCPCLVLATGQNDEDDEDEDDEDEDDNDSEGSSSSSSSSGDSSDSDSN; encoded by the exons ATGAACGGCGAAGCCGAGTGCCCTGCAGACCTGGAAATGACAGCTCCCAAAAACCAAG ACCGCTGGTCGCAGGAGGACATGCTGACCCTCCTGGAGTGCATGAAGAATAACCTGCCCTCCAACGACGGGAGCAAGTTCAAAACCACCGAGTCCCACCTGGACTGGGAAAAAGTGGCTTTCAAGGACTTCTCAGGGGAGATGTGCAAGATGAAGTGGATGGAGATTTCTAACGAG GTGAGGAAATTCCGGACCCTCACAGAGCTCATTATGGATGCTGAAGAGCATGTGAAGAATCCTTACAAAGGCAAAAAGCTCAAG AAACATCCCGACTTCCCCAAGAAGCCCCTGACTCCCTATTTCCGCTTCTTCATGGAGAAGCGAGCCAAATACGCCAAGCTTCACCCCGAAATGAGCAACCTGGATCTCACCAAGATCCTGTCTAAGAAATACAAGGAGCTTCCTGAGAAGAAGAAG ATGAAATATATCCAGGACTTccagagagagaagcaggagtTTGAGAGGAACTTGGCGAGGTTCAG GGAAGACCACCCGGATCTCATCCAGAACGCCAAGAAATCCGACGTCCCCGAAAAACCCAAGACCCCCCAGCAGCTGTGGTACAACCACGAGAAGAAGATCTACTTGAAAGTGCGTCCAGATGTGAGTACG GCCACCACGAAGGAGGTGAAAGAGTCGCTGGGCAAGCAGTGGTCTCAACTCTCGGATAAAAAGAGGCTGAAATGGATTCATAAGGCCCTGGAACAGCGGAAGGAGTACGAG GAGATCATGCGGGATTACATCCAGAAGCACCCGGAGCTGAACATCAGCGAGGAGGGGATCACCCGCTCCACCCTCACCAAGGCCGAGCGGCAGCTTAAGGACAAGTTCGACGGACGACCCACGAAGCCACCCCC GAATAGCTACTCCCTGTACTGTGCAGAGCTGATGGCCAACATGAAAGATGTGCCCAGCACGGAGcggatggtgctgtgcagccaGCAGTGGAAGCTGCTCTCCCAGAAGGAAAAGGATGCCTACCACAAAAAGTGTGACCAG aaaaagaaagactatGAGATCGAGCTGCTCCGCTTCCTGGAG AGCCTGCccgaggaggagcagcagcggGTGCTGGGCGAGGAGAAGATGCTGGGCAGCAATCGGAAAGGAGCGACGAGTCCTGCATCCAAAAAATCCTCACCAGAGACCGGCAAG GCCAGCTCAGAGAAGCCCAAGCGGCCCATCTCAGCCATGTTCATCTTCTCGGAGGAGAAGcggaagcagctgcaggaggagcgGCCGGAGCTGTCGGAGAGCGAGCTGACCCGGCTCCTGGCCCGCATGTGGAACGACCTCTCCGAGAAGAAGAAG GCCAAGTACAAGGCGCGGGAGGCGGCGATGAAGGCACAGTCGGAGAAGAAGCACGGCTCGGATAAAGAGGAGCGCGGGAAGCTGCCCGAGTCTCCCAAAACTGCCGAAGAGATCTGGCAACAGAGCGTCATCGGGGACTACCTGGCTCGTTTCAAG AACGACCGGGGCAAAGCGCTGAAGGCCATGGAGGCCACTTGGAACAAcatggaaaagaaggagaaactGATGTGGATCAAGAAGGCGGCGGAGGATCAGAAGCGATACGAG AGGGAGCTGAGCGAGATGCGGGCCCCTCCGTGCTCCACCAACTCCACCAAGAAAATGAAGTTCCAGGGAGAGCCAAAGAAACCCCCCAT GAACGGTTACCAGAAGTTCTCCCAGGAGCTCCTGTCCAACGGGGAGCTGAACCACCTCCCGCTGAAGGAGCGGATGGTGGAGATCGGCAGCCGCTGGCAGCGCATCTCCCAGGGCCAGAAGGACCACTACAAaaagctggcagaggagcagcagaaacagtACAAGGTGCACCTCGACATCTGGCTCAAG AGCCTCTCGCCCCAGGAGCGGGCTGCATACAAGGAGCACATTTCCAAC AAACGCAAGAGCATAGGGAAGATCCGGGGTCCCAACCCCAAGATGAAGCCAACGATGCAGTCCAAGTCG GAGTCAGAGGATGATGacgaggaggaagaggaggaggaagatgacgATGAAGACGAGGATGACGATGATGACAACGGCGACTCGTCAGAGGAAGGCGGCGACTCCTCAGAGTCCAGCAGCGAGGAGGAGAGCGAGGACGGGGATGAG TGTGAATGCCGAGTAAGTCACCAGAGTCAAAGCTTTACACCGGTGCAACTGAAATCAGAGTATGCTGGATGGCGCTGGGGCCAGAAACCGTGTCCGTGCCTTGTGCTCGCCACCGGACAG AACGACGAggatgatgaggatgaggatgatgaggatgaggatgacAACGACTCGGAGGGCAGCAGcagttcctcctcctcttcGGGGGACTCCTCCGACTCCGACTCCAACTGA
- the UBTF gene encoding nucleolar transcription factor 1 isoform X5, which produces MNGEAECPADLEMTAPKNQDRWSQEDMLTLLECMKNNLPSNDGSKFKTTESHLDWEKVAFKDFSGEMCKMKWMEISNEVRKFRTLTELIMDAEEHVKNPYKGKKLKKHPDFPKKPLTPYFRFFMEKRAKYAKLHPEMSNLDLTKILSKKYKELPEKKKMKYIQDFQREKQEFERNLARFREDHPDLIQNAKKSDVPEKPKTPQQLWYNHEKKIYLKVRPDEIMRDYIQKHPELNISEEGITRSTLTKAERQLKDKFDGRPTKPPPNSYSLYCAELMANMKDVPSTERMVLCSQQWKLLSQKEKDAYHKKCDQKKKDYEIELLRFLESLPEEEQQRVLGEEKMLGSNRKGATSPASKKSSPETGKASSEKPKRPISAMFIFSEEKRKQLQEERPELSESELTRLLARMWNDLSEKKKAKYKAREAAMKAQSEKKHGSDKEERGKLPESPKTAEEIWQQSVIGDYLARFKNDRGKALKAMEATWNNMEKKEKLMWIKKAAEDQKRYERELSEMRAPPCSTNSTKKMKFQGEPKKPPMNGYQKFSQELLSNGELNHLPLKERMVEIGSRWQRISQGQKDHYKKLAEEQQKQYKVHLDIWLKSLSPQERAAYKEHISNKRKSIGKIRGPNPKMKPTMQSKSESEDDDEEEEEEEDDDEDEDDDDDNGDSSEEGGDSSESSSEEESEDGDECECRVSHQSQSFTPVQLKSEYAGWRWGQKPCPCLVLATGQNDEDDEDEDDEDEDDNDSEGSSSSSSSSGDSSDSDSN; this is translated from the exons ATGAACGGCGAAGCCGAGTGCCCTGCAGACCTGGAAATGACAGCTCCCAAAAACCAAG ACCGCTGGTCGCAGGAGGACATGCTGACCCTCCTGGAGTGCATGAAGAATAACCTGCCCTCCAACGACGGGAGCAAGTTCAAAACCACCGAGTCCCACCTGGACTGGGAAAAAGTGGCTTTCAAGGACTTCTCAGGGGAGATGTGCAAGATGAAGTGGATGGAGATTTCTAACGAG GTGAGGAAATTCCGGACCCTCACAGAGCTCATTATGGATGCTGAAGAGCATGTGAAGAATCCTTACAAAGGCAAAAAGCTCAAG AAACATCCCGACTTCCCCAAGAAGCCCCTGACTCCCTATTTCCGCTTCTTCATGGAGAAGCGAGCCAAATACGCCAAGCTTCACCCCGAAATGAGCAACCTGGATCTCACCAAGATCCTGTCTAAGAAATACAAGGAGCTTCCTGAGAAGAAGAAG ATGAAATATATCCAGGACTTccagagagagaagcaggagtTTGAGAGGAACTTGGCGAGGTTCAG GGAAGACCACCCGGATCTCATCCAGAACGCCAAGAAATCCGACGTCCCCGAAAAACCCAAGACCCCCCAGCAGCTGTGGTACAACCACGAGAAGAAGATCTACTTGAAAGTGCGTCCAGAT GAGATCATGCGGGATTACATCCAGAAGCACCCGGAGCTGAACATCAGCGAGGAGGGGATCACCCGCTCCACCCTCACCAAGGCCGAGCGGCAGCTTAAGGACAAGTTCGACGGACGACCCACGAAGCCACCCCC GAATAGCTACTCCCTGTACTGTGCAGAGCTGATGGCCAACATGAAAGATGTGCCCAGCACGGAGcggatggtgctgtgcagccaGCAGTGGAAGCTGCTCTCCCAGAAGGAAAAGGATGCCTACCACAAAAAGTGTGACCAG aaaaagaaagactatGAGATCGAGCTGCTCCGCTTCCTGGAG AGCCTGCccgaggaggagcagcagcggGTGCTGGGCGAGGAGAAGATGCTGGGCAGCAATCGGAAAGGAGCGACGAGTCCTGCATCCAAAAAATCCTCACCAGAGACCGGCAAG GCCAGCTCAGAGAAGCCCAAGCGGCCCATCTCAGCCATGTTCATCTTCTCGGAGGAGAAGcggaagcagctgcaggaggagcgGCCGGAGCTGTCGGAGAGCGAGCTGACCCGGCTCCTGGCCCGCATGTGGAACGACCTCTCCGAGAAGAAGAAG GCCAAGTACAAGGCGCGGGAGGCGGCGATGAAGGCACAGTCGGAGAAGAAGCACGGCTCGGATAAAGAGGAGCGCGGGAAGCTGCCCGAGTCTCCCAAAACTGCCGAAGAGATCTGGCAACAGAGCGTCATCGGGGACTACCTGGCTCGTTTCAAG AACGACCGGGGCAAAGCGCTGAAGGCCATGGAGGCCACTTGGAACAAcatggaaaagaaggagaaactGATGTGGATCAAGAAGGCGGCGGAGGATCAGAAGCGATACGAG AGGGAGCTGAGCGAGATGCGGGCCCCTCCGTGCTCCACCAACTCCACCAAGAAAATGAAGTTCCAGGGAGAGCCAAAGAAACCCCCCAT GAACGGTTACCAGAAGTTCTCCCAGGAGCTCCTGTCCAACGGGGAGCTGAACCACCTCCCGCTGAAGGAGCGGATGGTGGAGATCGGCAGCCGCTGGCAGCGCATCTCCCAGGGCCAGAAGGACCACTACAAaaagctggcagaggagcagcagaaacagtACAAGGTGCACCTCGACATCTGGCTCAAG AGCCTCTCGCCCCAGGAGCGGGCTGCATACAAGGAGCACATTTCCAAC AAACGCAAGAGCATAGGGAAGATCCGGGGTCCCAACCCCAAGATGAAGCCAACGATGCAGTCCAAGTCG GAGTCAGAGGATGATGacgaggaggaagaggaggaggaagatgacgATGAAGACGAGGATGACGATGATGACAACGGCGACTCGTCAGAGGAAGGCGGCGACTCCTCAGAGTCCAGCAGCGAGGAGGAGAGCGAGGACGGGGATGAG TGTGAATGCCGAGTAAGTCACCAGAGTCAAAGCTTTACACCGGTGCAACTGAAATCAGAGTATGCTGGATGGCGCTGGGGCCAGAAACCGTGTCCGTGCCTTGTGCTCGCCACCGGACAG AACGACGAggatgatgaggatgaggatgatgaggatgaggatgacAACGACTCGGAGGGCAGCAGcagttcctcctcctcttcGGGGGACTCCTCCGACTCCGACTCCAACTGA